One Persicobacter psychrovividus DNA window includes the following coding sequences:
- a CDS encoding DUF2492 family protein: protein MNNIQHVHEVIFMVQQNDGQFTAESLVEAITEKWGADVQFMACSGVPFPKEDALDFIIGKNKVELIDGKIRIVTAMSICNGHENFQA from the coding sequence ATGAACAATATTCAACACGTACACGAAGTAATTTTCATGGTTCAACAAAATGACGGTCAGTTTACTGCGGAATCATTGGTGGAGGCGATCACTGAAAAATGGGGCGCAGATGTTCAGTTTATGGCATGTTCAGGCGTACCTTTCCCTAAAGAGGATGCTTTGGATTTTATTATCGGAAAAAACAAAGTGGAGCTTATTGATGGCAAAATCCGTATCGTAACAGCGATGTCGATTTGTAATGGCCACGAGAATTTTCAGGCGTAA
- the ltrA gene encoding group II intron reverse transcriptase/maturase, producing MKGRKQKVRRNSSLFGKAPAEQEKADRVPTFVWITEADDFTVTQRKEGLLDKILCPYNLNRAYQRVVKNKGSHGIDGMKVGALASYLQIHGREIVQSIRQGNYRPNPVRRVEIPKDNGKTRPLGIPTVVDRWVQQAISQVLVPIYEKEFSPHSYGFRPGRSQHQALLQSQEILSEGYRYAVDLDMEKFFDTVNHSYLITLLSEQIKEGSVISLIHKYLNAGVVIGHKFEASTDGVPQGGPLSPLLSNVMLNVLDQELTKRGHRFVRYADDMIIFSKGRKGAERLKRTVTRFIEGRLYLRVNKEKTQVVPRRQIKFLGYSFYMWKGKARFRVQAKSINRLKDKMRAITNKSNGLGYQRRKTLLSQTIKGWINYYKFAEMKTIMQRLDEWLRRRIRAFTWKNWKRVRTRFKELKRLGADTSKAWEHANTRKGHWRIAKSPVLHKTLTDEVLREQGYVSLKTYYLSVH from the coding sequence ATGAAAGGTAGAAAGCAGAAAGTACGAAGAAACAGTAGCTTGTTCGGAAAAGCACCTGCAGAACAGGAGAAAGCCGATCGAGTGCCGACTTTTGTTTGGATAACTGAAGCGGATGATTTCACAGTTACACAGAGAAAGGAAGGATTGTTAGACAAAATCTTGTGTCCTTATAATTTGAACCGAGCTTATCAGCGAGTGGTCAAGAACAAAGGGAGCCATGGAATTGATGGAATGAAGGTCGGCGCTTTGGCGTCATATCTGCAAATTCATGGAAGGGAAATTGTACAATCCATACGTCAAGGGAACTACCGCCCGAACCCAGTCCGACGTGTAGAAATACCGAAGGACAATGGGAAGACACGCCCTTTGGGGATACCAACGGTAGTGGATCGTTGGGTACAACAGGCGATCAGCCAAGTTTTAGTTCCGATTTACGAAAAGGAATTTTCACCTCATAGCTATGGGTTTCGTCCTGGCCGCAGTCAGCACCAGGCACTACTTCAGAGTCAAGAGATCTTATCAGAAGGCTATCGCTATGCGGTGGACTTAGATATGGAGAAGTTCTTTGACACGGTAAATCATAGTTATCTTATCACTTTACTGTCAGAACAAATCAAGGAAGGATCGGTGATTTCACTCATTCACAAATATTTGAATGCAGGTGTTGTGATCGGTCATAAATTTGAAGCAAGCACCGACGGCGTACCGCAGGGTGGACCATTGAGCCCATTATTGAGCAATGTAATGCTTAATGTGTTGGATCAAGAACTGACCAAGCGGGGACACCGATTCGTGCGCTATGCTGATGATATGATTATCTTTAGTAAAGGTAGAAAAGGAGCGGAACGACTCAAAAGAACAGTTACCCGATTTATTGAAGGTAGGCTGTATTTGAGGGTGAACAAGGAGAAAACGCAGGTAGTACCAAGACGGCAAATCAAATTTTTGGGATACTCCTTCTACATGTGGAAGGGAAAAGCACGTTTTCGAGTTCAAGCCAAAAGTATCAATCGGCTAAAGGATAAAATGCGTGCTATCACCAATAAAAGTAATGGTCTGGGCTATCAAAGGCGGAAAACCCTGCTATCTCAAACGATAAAAGGGTGGATCAATTACTACAAATTTGCCGAGATGAAAACCATCATGCAACGACTCGACGAGTGGTTACGCCGACGAATTCGGGCATTTACTTGGAAGAATTGGAAGCGGGTAAGAACACGGTTCAAGGAACTAAAGCGACTGGGTGCCGATACATCGAAAGCCTGGGAACACGCCAACACAAGAAAAGGACATTGGCGGATCGCAAAGAGCCCTGTATTACACAAAACCCTGACTGATGAAGTGCTTCGAGAACAAGGCTACGTCTCTCTAAAGACATACTATCTCTCTGTACACTGA
- the pheA gene encoding prephenate dehydratase, whose amino-acid sequence MENLDDLRKKIDNIDEEMLALLNSRMEVVKQVGELKAAQKTVIYRPEREKSIIDRLARKSTGAFNRDAIEAVFHQIFAISRNLELPERIAFLGPQNSFTHQAAESRFGALSEYLALSTIGKVFEAVSTGKVRFGVVPIENNQEGVVADTIDLLGKHDLNIVAEVAMPIHFAFGSQANSVREIKRVYSRDIAFRQCKHFLEEYFPEKSVELIPVNSTSKAVRMASEDPNAAALCSHIAAREGNLPILYDNVEDSEDNFTRFLILGKDILNKQSGKDKTTILAKIGHNPGALVNMLQEFYQAGINLTKIESRPAKEGKNFKYWFFIDFEGHAEDEAVKAVMMINRDKIKFLGSYVKMC is encoded by the coding sequence ATGGAAAATTTAGATGATTTACGAAAGAAAATAGACAACATCGATGAAGAGATGTTAGCGCTGCTGAATAGCCGCATGGAGGTTGTGAAGCAAGTTGGGGAGCTTAAAGCAGCACAGAAAACGGTGATTTATCGCCCTGAACGCGAAAAGTCTATCATTGATCGGCTGGCACGTAAAAGTACGGGTGCCTTTAACCGTGATGCTATTGAAGCAGTTTTTCATCAGATTTTTGCCATTAGCCGAAATCTTGAGCTGCCCGAGCGCATTGCTTTTCTTGGCCCACAAAATTCTTTTACCCACCAGGCGGCAGAAAGCCGTTTTGGAGCTCTTTCTGAGTACCTCGCCCTGAGTACTATCGGGAAAGTGTTTGAAGCGGTATCTACAGGAAAAGTACGTTTTGGGGTTGTACCTATTGAGAATAATCAGGAAGGTGTTGTTGCCGATACCATTGATCTGCTCGGCAAGCACGATTTAAATATAGTGGCTGAGGTGGCGATGCCAATTCATTTTGCTTTTGGGAGTCAGGCAAATTCTGTAAGGGAAATCAAACGGGTTTATTCTCGCGATATTGCCTTCCGTCAGTGTAAACATTTTTTGGAGGAGTACTTTCCAGAAAAAAGTGTGGAGCTGATTCCTGTGAACTCGACCTCCAAGGCGGTGCGCATGGCTTCAGAAGACCCTAATGCCGCGGCACTTTGTTCGCATATCGCCGCCCGTGAGGGGAACCTGCCTATTCTTTATGATAATGTGGAGGATTCTGAAGATAATTTCACCCGTTTCCTGATTTTGGGTAAAGACATTCTCAATAAGCAGAGCGGAAAAGACAAAACCACCATTTTGGCAAAAATTGGGCACAACCCTGGCGCCTTGGTGAACATGCTTCAGGAGTTCTATCAGGCAGGTATTAACCTGACCAAAATTGAAAGCCGTCCCGCCAAAGAAGGAAAGAATTTCAAATATTGGTTCTTTATTGATTTTGAAGGACATGCAGAAGACGAAGCCGTTAAAGCTGTGATGATGATCAACAGAGATAAGATCAAATTCTTGGGCAGCTATGTCAAGATGTGCTAA
- a CDS encoding Crp/Fnr family transcriptional regulator, giving the protein MTDVISPIIPEEILRKNGAQKIPFSARERIFTEGDAPVFYYQIAQGEAQMIHYSTEGRTFVQGIFKAGESFGEPAIFGNFPYPSSGEMLSAGSIWRLKRTAFLELLSSCPALHFKFSEVLSKRLLYKSVMQRESTGDVVHRIAELFKYMAEAQQAERPFLISLTRQEVADRLGLRVETVIRAIKKMEKEGIVSLINKKIWLK; this is encoded by the coding sequence ATGACCGATGTCATAAGCCCGATCATCCCCGAGGAAATATTAAGAAAAAATGGTGCCCAAAAGATCCCCTTCTCAGCACGGGAACGGATTTTTACCGAAGGTGACGCCCCTGTTTTTTATTATCAGATCGCTCAAGGTGAGGCGCAGATGATTCACTATTCCACGGAAGGGAGAACCTTTGTTCAGGGGATTTTCAAAGCCGGGGAAAGTTTTGGTGAGCCAGCAATTTTTGGCAATTTCCCCTATCCTTCTTCTGGGGAAATGCTTTCAGCAGGCAGTATTTGGCGCCTCAAGCGAACGGCATTTCTCGAGCTGTTATCTTCTTGCCCTGCCCTACACTTTAAATTTTCCGAAGTGCTTTCTAAGCGGCTACTATATAAATCGGTAATGCAAAGGGAAAGTACTGGTGACGTGGTTCACAGAATCGCCGAGCTTTTTAAATATATGGCCGAAGCACAACAGGCCGAGCGGCCATTTCTGATTTCACTGACCCGCCAAGAGGTTGCAGATCGTCTTGGTTTGCGGGTGGAGACGGTCATCAGGGCCATAAAAAAAATGGAAAAAGAAGGGATTGTCTCCCTGATCAACAAAAAGATTTGGCTAAAATAA
- the ndk gene encoding nucleoside-diphosphate kinase has protein sequence MDSGNFTFTMIKPGAVNNEYIGPILAKITDAGFRIAAMKMIKLRTAQAEVFYGIHKERPFFRSLVEFMTSGPIVVAVLEKENAVQSYRELIGSTNPEEAKSGTIRKLFAESVSKNAVHGSDSVENAANEALFFFSRSEIFTESGEVKLQFDVTVPR, from the coding sequence ATGGATTCAGGAAATTTCACCTTTACGATGATCAAGCCTGGGGCGGTCAATAACGAGTATATCGGCCCAATTTTGGCGAAAATTACAGACGCGGGTTTCCGCATCGCCGCTATGAAGATGATCAAGCTGAGGACCGCTCAAGCGGAAGTTTTCTACGGGATTCATAAAGAGCGCCCATTCTTCCGCTCGTTGGTTGAGTTCATGACCTCGGGCCCTATTGTTGTGGCGGTTCTTGAAAAAGAAAATGCTGTTCAGAGCTACCGTGAATTGATTGGCAGTACAAATCCTGAAGAAGCGAAATCAGGAACGATCCGCAAGTTATTTGCAGAATCCGTGAGTAAAAATGCCGTACATGGTTCTGACAGTGTAGAAAATGCTGCAAACGAAGCGCTGTTTTTCTTTTCCCGTTCAGAAATTTTCACTGAATCTGGAGAAGTGAAACTTCAGTTCGATGTGACTGTTCCACGCTAA
- a CDS encoding MarR family winged helix-turn-helix transcriptional regulator: MKKEETVDYIFKASWHAISRMYNRYASSQEITTSIGYVLLNIHPTEGTPATKIAPLMGLESRSLSRLLKNMEERELIYREKAKYDRRSVLIHLTEKGRKKREVSIVTVRSFNEAVRNAVEDQELEVFFRVASKVNSVVEQANKEQINLLEDFPLTTK; encoded by the coding sequence ATGAAGAAAGAAGAAACTGTCGATTACATTTTCAAGGCGAGTTGGCATGCGATTTCCCGAATGTATAATCGTTACGCCTCCTCACAAGAGATTACCACATCGATCGGCTATGTGTTGTTGAATATCCACCCAACTGAAGGTACGCCTGCGACCAAAATTGCACCATTAATGGGGCTCGAAAGTCGCAGTTTATCGCGGTTACTCAAGAATATGGAAGAACGGGAGCTGATATATCGCGAAAAAGCGAAGTATGATCGGCGTTCAGTTTTAATCCATTTAACAGAAAAGGGCCGAAAAAAACGTGAAGTATCCATTGTTACTGTGCGGTCATTCAATGAGGCAGTTCGTAATGCGGTGGAAGATCAGGAACTGGAAGTGTTTTTCCGTGTTGCCTCGAAAGTTAACAGTGTTGTAGAACAAGCAAATAAAGAACAAATAAACTTGTTGGAGGATTTCCCTCTAACGACCAAATAG
- a CDS encoding GIN domain-containing protein, whose product MGKQAELLQELPPFCKLSVDGNFAVELQPANAPSAHFIGAQEAIDSLQIDWRGDSLLIYFPPTYHPLFPVKVCLDYQSINGIVLKGKASLESPQPLIFRQLAVTLTGWGSLDLVLDALRLSVEMQGAGDVLLEGRARHFSAEMNGAGSLKATKLEVNNGRVSVNGIGGAMLSVTDSLQAEVNGIGGILCKQRPKMLRRKVLGAGKIEIKE is encoded by the coding sequence GTGGGAAAGCAAGCTGAATTGCTTCAGGAATTGCCCCCTTTTTGTAAATTATCAGTTGATGGAAATTTTGCCGTAGAACTGCAGCCTGCCAATGCCCCTTCTGCCCATTTTATAGGAGCACAGGAGGCCATTGATTCCCTGCAGATCGATTGGCGAGGAGATTCCCTGCTGATTTATTTTCCGCCAACTTACCACCCTTTGTTTCCTGTGAAGGTGTGCCTGGACTATCAATCCATTAATGGTATTGTACTGAAAGGAAAAGCCAGTTTGGAGAGCCCCCAGCCATTGATCTTTCGTCAGCTTGCCGTTACCCTTACAGGTTGGGGAAGCCTGGATTTGGTCCTGGATGCCCTCAGGCTTTCCGTAGAAATGCAGGGGGCTGGAGATGTATTGCTGGAAGGTCGTGCCAGGCATTTCTCTGCAGAGATGAACGGTGCAGGAAGCTTGAAGGCAACAAAGCTGGAAGTGAACAACGGCAGGGTTAGCGTGAATGGTATTGGTGGGGCAATGCTGAGTGTGACAGACAGCCTGCAGGCAGAGGTGAATGGTATTGGTGGAATTTTGTGTAAACAAAGACCCAAAATGCTTCGGCGGAAAGTGCTCGGAGCAGGAAAAATAGAAATTAAGGAATAA